A segment of the Desulfomicrobium macestii genome:
GATGTACTGAACCGTGCACAGACCCCGCCCTGGCAGCTTGTCGTGGTCGATGCCATGACGCCCGGGATGGACTACAAGGCCTTTGTGATGGATTTGCTGCGCGTCAACGCCATGCTCAACACCGTGGTCATCACGGACATGAGCGAGGAAGATTTTCACGAGGACAGCGAAGGACTCGGAGTGCTTTGCGCCGTGCCCGGGAACCCGAAGTGGGATGACGGGGCCAAGGCCATGAATCTGCTTTGCGTGCTTTACGGAATGGGCTGAAAAAGGCCGGATGAAAACTTGAAGGGGGAGTGCGGGCAATCGCGCTCCCCCTTTTTCGTGTCTAGTTGTACTCGTTCATGGCCGCGTCGGCGTAGGTGTCTTCGAGCACTTTGCGCAGACGGAAGGCGCCTTCGATCATGGGGGCGAGCTTGGGCAGGCCGTCGATCTTGTCGACATAGCTGAAGGCGCCCATGACTTCGGCCAGGCGGCGGGTCTCTTCGCTGCCGTGACCGGTGAAGAGGACGACCTGGATCTTGGAGTTGATGGCCTTTATCTGTTTGAGGGTTTCGATGCCGTCGATGCCGGGCATCTCGATGTCGAGAACCACGACATCGTAGCTTTTCTTCTTGACCATCTCCAGGGCGTCGTCACCTGTGTGGGCCACATCCGGAGACACGCCATACAGGATATTCAGGCGATCGGCGAGAATGCGGCAGAGATCCTTCTCGTCGTCCACGATCAGAAGCTTCATCTTGTTCATGTTCATTCCTCCTTGGCAGATGCCGGTTCTTCCGGCCCGTTATGTTCGTTGTGTGCATGCACGGCCATGGGCACCGTTATGGTGAAGGTTGAGCCATGCCCAGGTGTGCTGCGCACGGATATGCTCCCTCCCATGGCCTCGATGATGCCGTGACAAATAGCCAGCCCCAGTCCAATCCCCTTGCCCACCTCCTTGGTGGAGAAAAAGGGTTCGAAAATTCGTGTCAGCAGATGCTCTTCCATGCCGCAGCCCGAATCCTGGACCGAAATCCGCAGCCGGGCGTCTTCGATGCTGCCCTGCAAACGCAGCAGGCGCTCCTTGGCGGGCGTTGATTCG
Coding sequences within it:
- a CDS encoding response regulator transcription factor, whose amino-acid sequence is MQVVIVTDRNEALHDFAQGLGGDVEWANSTEDVLNRAQTPPWQLVVVDAMTPGMDYKAFVMDLLRVNAMLNTVVITDMSEEDFHEDSEGLGVLCAVPGNPKWDDGAKAMNLLCVLYGMG
- a CDS encoding response regulator produces the protein MNKMKLLIVDDEKDLCRILADRLNILYGVSPDVAHTGDDALEMVKKKSYDVVVLDIEMPGIDGIETLKQIKAINSKIQVVLFTGHGSEETRRLAEVMGAFSYVDKIDGLPKLAPMIEGAFRLRKVLEDTYADAAMNEYN